The Xenopus laevis strain J_2021 chromosome 5L, Xenopus_laevis_v10.1, whole genome shotgun sequence genome has a segment encoding these proteins:
- the sh3bgrl2.L gene encoding SH3 domain-binding glutamic acid-rich-like protein 2-A (The RefSeq protein has 1 substitution compared to this genomic sequence), which yields MVIKVFLASSSSFVTIKKRQQEVLQFLEANRIEYEEVDITMLEEMRQWMYKNIPKDRLPGQGNPLPPQIFNDNAYCGDYESFFESKESNTVFLFLQLKARPAQKEL from the exons ATGGTCATAAAGGTGTTTTTAGCCTCTTCCTCCAGCTCTGTGACT ATCAAGAAGAGGCAACAGGAAGTGTTACAGTTTTTGGAAGCCAACAGAATTGAATATGAAGAAGTGGATATTACTATGTTAGAAGAAATGAGACAGTGGATGTACAAAAATATTCCCAAGGACAGGCTTCCTGGGCAGGGCAATCCACTACCTCCACAGATCTTCAATGACAATGCCTACTGTGGG GATTATGAAAGCTTTTTTGAATCGAAGGAAAGCAACACTGTCTTCTTATTCTTACAACTGAAAGCAAGGCCAGCACAAAAG GAACTTTAG